Proteins found in one Triticum urartu cultivar G1812 chromosome 4, Tu2.1, whole genome shotgun sequence genomic segment:
- the LOC125554078 gene encoding B3 domain-containing protein Os03g0212300-like, translated as MEGFEFFQIILDNSSSRLRLPDKFTRVLLDGGKPQEVKLREAGHGRRFWDVKVVLDADGHMYLGRGWEQFARAHDLRLGYFLVFSFDGDAVLTVKVFDVSMCRRHYQHDGDTSSGSSSDGDSGSSNASDGGSGGNNWSLAEMDVEDGPTGQFSAMLRKCNLGMKQEQYLNVPVDFQLAHGYAERSKVELRMRGKSWLVHLKHNPKTGGRPRASFRYGWHQFCVDNALGEGDTCFFRALRQGSAGGGGEDHLLKVEVRRRDGSFLV; from the exons ATGGAAGGTTTCGAGTTCTTCCAGATCATACTTGACAACTCCTCGAGCAGGCTG aggctgcctgacaAGTTTACCAGGGTGCTGCTAGACGGCGGCAAGCCCCAGGAAGTGAAGCTACGGGAGGCCGGCCATGGGCGTCGCTTCTGGGACGTGAAGGTGGTGCTGGACGCCGACGGCCACATGTACCTAGGGCGCGGCTGGGAGCAGTTCGCCCGTGCGCACGACCTGCGGCTCGGCTACTTCCTCGTCTTCAGCTTCGACGGCGACGCCGTGCTCACCGTGAAGGTGTTCGACGTGAGCATGTGCCGCAGGCACTACCAGCACGACGGTGACACCA GCAGTGGGAGCAGCAGCGACGGTGACAGTGGGAGCAGCAACGCCAGCGACGGCGGCAGTGGTGGCAACAACTGGAGCCTGGCGGAGATGGACGTCGAGGACGGGCCGACGGGGCAGTTCAGCGCCATGCTGAGGAAATGCAACCTGGGCATGAAGCAGGAACAGTACCTG AACGTGCCGGTGGATTTCCAGCTCGCGCACGGGTACGCGGAGAGGAGCAAGGTGGAGCTGCGGATGCGCGGCAAGTCGTGGCTCGTGCACCTCAAGCACAACCCCAAGACGGGTGGCAGGCCGCGGGCGTCTTTCAGGTACGGATGGCACCAGTTCTGCGTCGACAACGCCCTCGGCGAGGGCGACACCTGCTTCTTCCGAGCGCTCCGCCAAGGcagcgccggcggcggcggcgaggaccACCTACTCAAGGTGGAAGTGAGGAGGCGCGACGGCAGCTTCCTGGTCTGA
- the LOC125552528 gene encoding uncharacterized protein LOC125552528 — MLRSCAGHGARTVASPLRATPPHRGRRPHLLGPRSSAKKSPEEAERGGGNAKNGLAGALPSKTVLLRAGAVLFALGFVDAGYSGDWSRIGAISKDAEELLKLGAYAVVPLCLALALRAPGDGGDES; from the exons ATGCTGCGCTCCTGCGCCGGCCACGGCGCCAGGACGGTCGCCTCTCCGCTCAGGGCCACTCCGCCGCACCGCGGCAGGCGCCCGCACCTCCTCGGCCCGCGCAGCAGCGCAAAGAAGTCCCCCGAGGAAGCAGAGCGAGGCGGGGGCAACGCCAAGAACGGCCTCGCCGGCGCGCTCCCCAGCAAGACCGTGCTCCTGCGCGCCGGCGCGGTTCTCTTCGCCCTCGGCTTCGTCGACGCCGG GTACAGCGGCGACTGGTCCCGCATCGGCGCCATCTCCAAGGACGCCGAGGAGCTGCTCAAGCTCGGGGCCTACGCCGTCGTGCCTCTCTGCCTGGCCCTCGCACTCCGGGCGCCCGGAGACGGCGGCGATGAATCTTAG
- the LOC125552527 gene encoding protein MOS2-like, which produces MEEEKKMKLCFSIPSKPKVKPATPPAAFSVAAVAPGPAPRFVTVFDPSETLTPAPAVIAPLPDSRKPSPAAAAPAAPVVIAPLPNTRRLAEAPAFVLGASDSRSSSAAYGLTVRNTDSKRKLEPQDDAASQQPPPPGPSGEDLMLRRFKEDMAVLPEIQGTDEYDEVPVEGFGAALLAGYGWKEGDPIGKKYKGMGDVKVREHGRRRCGTQGLGS; this is translated from the coding sequence atggaggaggagaagaagatgAAGCTCTGCTTCTCCATCCCCTCGAAGCCCAAGGTCAAGCCCGCCACGCCCCCCGCCGCCTTCTCCGTCGCCGCCGTGGCCCCCGGCCCCGCCCCGCGGTTCGTCACCGTGTTCGATCCCTCGGAAACCCTGACCCCAGCGCCCGCCGTCATCGCGCCCCTTCCCGACTCCCGCAAACCCTCCCCAGCCGCTGCCGCGCCGGCCGCGCCCGTCGTCATCGCGCCCCTTCCCAACACGCGCAGGCTCGCCGAGGCCCCCGCCTTCGTGCTCGGCGCCTCCGACAGCCGCTCCTCCAGCGCAGCCTACGGCCTCACCGTCCGCAACACGGATTCGAAGAGGAAGCTTGAGCCCCAGGACGATGCCGCTAGTCAGCAGCCGCCGCCTCCAGGCCCCAGCGGCGAGGACCTTATGCTGCGGCGGTTCAAGGAGGACATGGCCGTTCTCCCGGAGATCCAAGGCACGGACGAGTATGACGAGGTGCCTGTGGAGGGCTTCGGCGCTGCTCTCCTCGCTGGCTATGGCTGGAAGGAAGGGGATCCTATCGGCAAGAAGTACAAGGGGATGGGGGATGTCAAGGTTCGTGAGCACGGCCGCCGCCGCTGCGGCACGCAGGGTTTAGGCTCGTAA